A window of Mobiluncus massiliensis genomic DNA:
CCGGCAAAGAGGTATCAGCCACAGCCGCCGGAGCAGCCACGCCACCCATGCCAGCAACCAGCGCCACCGAAGCAGCACCAATCACAAACTTCTTCTTCAAATTCATCTTCAAAAAAACCCTTCTTCTGGGTAATAAAGGGTCAGAAAAATCGGGGATAAATCAGGTTATAAACACACAGAGAATCCCGGGCAAACACCTGCCAGGGTTGCAAGCGTACGGGGATTTTCTGGCAGACACCAGCCAGGGTTGCAAGTACACGGGAGTTGGTTAGAAACCATTCCTGCTGGGTTTTTAGATAAAAGCCGGATTATTAGACCTATTCCGACTGAGTTGCAGGCACACAGAGATTTCCAGGCCGACGCTGGCCAGTGTTGCGGCGAATCAGGGGAGGTTTTTTCAGGGGATACCGGGCTGGGGCGTGCCTAAAAGGGGAGAATAGCCGGGTAGCTGCCATTATTGGCAGCTACAGCCCAAATCCCACCTTATAATCCCCAAACACCGAAGCACCCAGGCACTCTGACCCACAAAGTCCCACCACCCTGAGTACTGCCACTATTCATACCAAACGCTCCGACACGCGCCGGTATCCGCTACTTCAATCACAGCCCCTGCCAAATTACCTAACAAAATCACGCCATTTTGCCTAACAGAATCGCGCCATTTTACGTAAAATAGGCTAGAATTGCCTTGTTTCCTAAGGAAAGGCCTGGACAATATCATGCGTGAATATCGGCAACGACTGGTGGATAAAATCCTGCAACAGGCATTGCGGCGCAGCGGAGCCGTCCTAATCGAAGGCCCGAAATGGTGCGGTAAAACGACCACGGCCGAACAGGCTGCGGCATCGGTACGCTATCTCGACGAACCGGGAAAGCTGGAAAGCAACCAGCTACTGGCAAAAATCAACCCCTCGGAGCTGCTAGCGGGGTCGACACCGCTGCTGCTCGACGAGTGGCAGCTTGCCCCGGAACTGTGGGATGCTATTCGGTTCACGGTTGACCGACGAGCCGCCCCGGGCCAGTTCATTCTGACCGGGTCGGCGGTGCCGCAAAACTTGGACAAGCTACATCACACCGGCACAGGGCGTTTTGCGCGGATTAGGATGCGCCCGATGAGCCTGTACGAGTCCGGGGAATCAAGCGGGGCGGTGAGCTTGACCGAGTTGTTCCAAAACCCGGAACCGCCGGGTGCTGAAGCGGTGCCGGGTGCCAAGACCGTGCCGGGTGGCAAAGCCATACACGGCACGTCCCCCGACCCAGCCGAGTCGGAGTCTTTGCCAGACTCGCACGTCTCAGGGCCTCGCAATCGAGAGTTTCCCTCAGACCACCGCGAACCGAGATTCCTGGCCAGTTCGACCTTGACAATCGAGGGTTTGTGTCAGGCGATAACCCGCGGCGGCTGGCCCCAGACCACGTTTTTAGCCCCGGCCGATGCGGTCGTGACTGCTCGGGACTATTTTCAAGCCGTGGTGAAACAAGACATCAGTCGGGTGGATGATGTGAGCCGGGATGAAACCCGCGCGCGCCGTCTGATGCGGTCTTACGCTCGTCTGCAAGGGTCGCAGGCGGCCATAGCCACGATTCAGGCGGATATGCGCGCTCACGAGGCGCAGACGATGAGCCCGGACACGATAAACAGCTATCTGGAGGCACTGCGCCGGATTTTCGTCATCGAGGACCTTCCCGCGTGGAGCCCCAAACTGCGCTCAAAAACAGCGATTCGAACCTCGGACACCAGGTATTTTACCGACCCCTCGATAGCTGCCGCCGCTTTGGAAGCCACCGCCAGAGACCTAGCTGGTGACCCACAAACGCTGGGATTCCTGTTCGAGACCCTAGCGGTGCGCGACCTGCGTGCCTACACGGAGGCACTGGGCGGAACCCTGTACCACTACCGAGACAAAAACGGCTTGGAG
This region includes:
- a CDS encoding DUF4143 domain-containing protein is translated as MREYRQRLVDKILQQALRRSGAVLIEGPKWCGKTTTAEQAAASVRYLDEPGKLESNQLLAKINPSELLAGSTPLLLDEWQLAPELWDAIRFTVDRRAAPGQFILTGSAVPQNLDKLHHTGTGRFARIRMRPMSLYESGESSGAVSLTELFQNPEPPGAEAVPGAKTVPGGKAIHGTSPDPAESESLPDSHVSGPRNREFPSDHREPRFLASSTLTIEGLCQAITRGGWPQTTFLAPADAVVTARDYFQAVVKQDISRVDDVSRDETRARRLMRSYARLQGSQAAIATIQADMRAHEAQTMSPDTINSYLEALRRIFVIEDLPAWSPKLRSKTAIRTSDTRYFTDPSIAAAALEATARDLAGDPQTLGFLFETLAVRDLRAYTEALGGTLYHYRDKNGLECDTIAHLDDGRYALIEIKLGGDAAIETGAATLKRLAGLIDTSKMRAPSFLAVLTGVGDFAYQRPDGVYAIPIGTLGC